Proteins from one Primulina huaijiensis isolate GDHJ02 chromosome 18, ASM1229523v2, whole genome shotgun sequence genomic window:
- the LOC140963790 gene encoding uncharacterized protein isoform X2, which yields MSAKWRALQHRHRYTYSAVVFPPHFIQALNQTSPNSPFFVELKHLISLNSTYAQLEHVKNVVSGFLKLLSDPTSEENIVSCAVKLYMEILFLENSLPLHRTLASALTKCKKFQSLIEACFRQLCGQYCRRDDAGFGKRFCVSRVALSMMSTPKLGYLVEVVEQCAVSVGLDVVLGLNSVVSEMTEWSRPSPLVMEQCQEALSCMYYMLQRFPAKFETIIDGSNGSSLVNLGFLEMAFVTILTILKSRDFSRDCFVSAGVSLCAALQVCLSSDELGLFITRAIFHQNNILNCKIELSDVVRKIPFEDDLIREISQFSSLSRLCLIRGILTTVSRTVLDTHFLVSNADLNGGSAFCDDGYSVKTILYDEILPELCDYAENPVDSHSNFHALTVMQICLQQIKTLLQSDASGVIDNYEPMPEEMGARILKIVWCNLEDSLSQTVKQAHLIFDLYLDVQSCLKWVEGSENIKLFLKKIASDLLGLGPRCKGRYVPLAALTRRLGAQTILDINPNLLFETTDAYIDDDVCCAATTFLKCFLECLRDEFWSTFGVEGGYVKYRGTCLLPFLHGLVSGNAKLRSNLNTYALPVLLDQDVDSVFSMLGLIGIGNGGDIPLFASEITCADISLGFEQQVTVLVSLLKVSRVLALMEGDVDWCEGSPLYPERAVLDMNNSDFQCVIAIKGIEVKIPVMWFVLALTHIDESLRMDAAETLFLNPKSASLPSSLELSLMRRAVPLNMRCCSTAFQMKWNSMFRKFFSRVRTSLERQLKQGTWKPIVSADANGVCLYTEAEKIIEHRANNLFNFMKWLSCFLFFSCYPSAPYERKIMAMELILIMLSVWPVLPTSLGNQEVVCSETDLYPYSKGFTLPTSTSLLVGSVIDSWDQLRLNSFHILLFFPSPLPGICSPDVVQEVITWAKKLVCSPRVRESDAGALIFRLLFRKYVLELGWILRPSCNIVSHCPKPELSNGTSQNCTSNTPVLTYVVSLIDWLLVAVEDAEENLSEACRNSFVHGILLTLRYTFEELDWNSIMVMHGIAETKYALERLLELVMRITSLALWVVSADALCLPDDVEDMVDDDTFLLDSQDETDSSGIKIESEVKTAKSFQEGNSSEQIVMVGCWLAMKEVSLLLGTVVRKVPLPTSDEIRNATGYIDGESIAASGAILDVKQLETIGNHFLEVLLKMKHNGAIDKTRAGFTALCNRLLCSNDSRLCKLTESWMDQLMERTVSKGQTVDDLLRRSAGIPAAFIAFFLAEPEGTPKKLLPRALRWLIDLVQKSLTELPGVNSSNGESGSGFSSKSSPETGSLQLPKMNGGKEMSKIRDEGVVPTVHAFNVLRAAFNDANLATDTSGFFAEALILSIQSFSSPYWEVRNSACLAYTALVRRMIGFLNVQKRESARRALTGLEFFHRYPALHSFLFNELQMATDLLVDGSSKQLEFNLKNDVHPSLCPMLILLSRLKPSPIMSENGDALDPFPFMPFIRRCSVQSNFRIRLLASRALTGLVSNEKLKVVLLNIASELHCHTMKPDFNSIHGVLLQLNSLVDSNCRNLSDPSKKDAILHELFKVLATCSWIARPRWCPCPTLNGCLLNILDNMLSVARTCKGSKSAILIWNLLWELSSECLDSETASGHVYFDPTIQELRKQAATSYFNCVFHTSEEVVDNDLMIQRISSPASTSSRVTEIEVALTRFEDRLIHSMSDASYEVRIATLKWLHSFLKSREPSGKGGHQSSCEAIMICLTNIKLQDTLLKLLVSEKHHKCMHYILKTLYTWNLLELQDDNQECMEPRYICRMDRISIFQFWERTTQ from the exons ATGTCTGCTAAGTGGAGGGCCTTGCAGCACCGTCACCGTTACACTTACAGCGCTGTTGTGTTCCCACCACATTTCATTCAGGCATTGAATCAAACGTCACCCAACTCTCCTTTCTTCGTAGAACTGAAACACCTGATCTCACTCAACTCCACCTATGCGCAGCTCGAACATGTGAAAAACGTGGTATCTGGATTCTTGAAGTTACTTTCAGACCCCACTTCTGaagaaaatattgtttcttGTGCGGTGAAGCTGTATATGGAAATCCTTTTTCTCGAAAATTCGTTGCCTTTGCATAGGACGTTGGCTTCTGCTTTGACGAAATGTAAAAAGTTTCAGTCTTTGATTGAGGCTTGTTTTCGGCAGCTTTGTGGGCAGTATTGTCGCAGGGATGATGCAGGATTTGGGAAAAGGTTTTGTGTTTCACGGGTTGCCTTATCGATGATGAGCACTCCGAAATTGGGGTATTTGGTTGAGGTGGTGGAACAGTGTGCGGTATCTGTGGGGTTGGATGTAGTTTTGGGGTTGAACAGCGTTGTTTCAGAGATGACTGAATGGTCAAGACCTTCTCCACTCGTTATGGAACAGTGCCAGGAGGCACTTTCGTGTATGTACTACATGCTTCAACGGTTCCCAGCGAAGTTTGAGACGATAATCGATGGATCAAATGGGTCAAGTTTGGTCAATCTCGGTTTTCTGGAGATGGCTTTTGTGACTATTTTGACCATTCTGAAGTCACGGGATTTTTCGAGGGATTGCTTTGTGTCAGCTGGCGTGAGTTTGTGTGCAGCCCTGCAGGTGTGTTTAAGTTCTGATGAACTTGGTCTATTTATCACGAGAGCtatttttcatcaaaataaTATTCTGAATTGTAAGATTGAACTTTCTGATGTGGTCCGGAAAATCCCATTTGAGGATGATTTAATTCGTGAGATTTCTCAGTTTTCATCTCTCAGTAGACTTTGCTTGATCAGGGGAATACTTACTACAGTTTCAAGAACTGTTCTTGACACTCATTTCCTTGTGTCAAATGCTGATTTGAATGGAGGGTCAGCCTTTTGCGATGATGGATATTCGGTGAAGACCATACTGTATGATGAAATTTTGCCAGAATTATGTGACTACGCAGAAAATCCAGTCGATAGCCACTCTAATTTTCATGCATTAACAGTGATGCAAATATGCTTGCAACAGATAAAGACATTACTGCAAAGTGATGCCAGTGGTGTCATAGATAATTACGAGCCAATGCCAGAGGAAATGGGGGCAAGGATATTAAAGATTGTCTGGTGTAACCTGGAAGACTCTTTGAGTCAAACTGTTAAACAGGCTCATCTTATCTTTGATCTCTACTTAGATGTCCAGTCTTGCCTGAAATGGGTAGAGGGTAGCGAGAACATCAAGTTGTTCCTGAAGAAGATTGCTTCTGATCTCCTTGGTCTGGGACCTCGTTGCAAGGGAAGATATGTTCCTTTAGCGGCCCTTACTCGAAGGTTAGGAGCTCAAACTATTCTAGACATTAATCCAAACTTACTGTTTGAAACCACCGATGCATACATTGATGATGATGTGTGCTGTGCTGCTACAACATTCCTCAAGTGTTTCCTTGAGTGCTTGAGAGACGAGTTTTGGAGTACTTTTGGTGTTGAGGGTGGATATGTAAAATATAGAGGTACCTGTTTACTACCATTTCTTCACGGGCTTGTTTCGGGTAATGCAAAGCTTCGTTCGAACTTGAACACTTATGCGCTGCCAGTTCTACTTGACCAGGATGTGGACAGTGTCTTTTCAATGCTTGGGTTAATTGGTATTGGTAACGGAGGTGACATCCCTTTATTTGCTTCTGAAATCACTTGTGCAGATATTTCTCTAGGATTTGAACAGCAAGTCACTGTTTTGGTTTCATTGCTCAAGGTTTCCCGGGTGCTTGCATTGATGGAAGGAGACGTTGATTGGTGTGAGGGTTCACCACTCTACCCTGAAAGAGCGGTGCTGGATATGAATAATAGCGATTTTCAATGTGTAATTGCTATCAAAGGCATTGAGGTTAAAATCCCTGTTATGTGGTTCGTTTTAGCTTTGACCCACATAGACGAGTCACTTCGCATGGATGCAGCCGAAACTCTATTCTTAAATCCAAAGTCTGCCAGTCTGCCTTCTTCATTGGAACTCAGCCTAATGAGAAGAGCAGTTCCCCTAAACATGAGATGCTGTTCAACTGCTTTCCAAATGAAGTGGAACAGCATGTTCAGAAAGTTTTTTTCCCGTGTACGGACTTCATTAGAAAGGCAACTTAAGCAAGGAACATGGAAGCCTATTGTTTCTGCAGACGCCAATGGAGTTTGTTTATATACTGAAGCTGAAAAAATAATAGAACACAGGGCCaataatctttttaattttatgaagTGGTTGAgttgtttcttgtttttttcaTGCTATCCTTCTGCTCCATATGAGAGAAAGATAATGGCTATGGAGCTCATATTGATAATGCTAAGTGTTTGGCCTGTGTTGCCTACTTCACTAGGAAATCAGGAAGTTGTTTGTTCTGAAACCGATCTGTATCCTTACAGTAAGGGTTTTACTTTACCTACTTCAACGTCGCTGCTTGTTGGATCTGTTATTGATAGTTGGGATCAGCTGCGGTTGAATTCTTTTCATATCCTTCTCTTTTTTCCAAGTCCACTGCCTGGAATTTGCAGTCCAGATGTCGTCCAGGAGGTAATTACGTGGGCTAAAAAGTTAGTTTGTAGCCCGCGTGTCCGAGAAAGTGATGCTGGAGCTCTGATTTTTCGACTTCTTTTTCGGAAGTATGTTTTGGAGCTCGGGTGGATATTGAGACCATCATGTAATATTGTCTCACATTGTCCAAAACCTGAGCTTTCGAATGGGACCTCTCAGAATTGCACATCCAACACTCCTGTGTTAACTTATGTAGTATCACTGATTGATTGGCTGCTTGTTGCCGTGGAGGATGCTGAAGAGAATCTCTCAGAAGCATGTAGAAATAGTTTTGTTCATGGTATATTGCTCACCCTCCGGTACACATTTGAGGAACTGGATTGGAATTCTATTATGGTTATGCATGGCATAGCTGAAACAAAATATGCACTAGAAAGGCTTTTGGAGTTGGTGATGCGAATAACATCGTTGGCCCTTTGGGTTGTCTCAGCTGACGCTTTGTGCTTACCCGATGATGTGGAAGATATGGTGGATGATGACACTTTTCTTCTGGATAGTCAGGATGAAACTGATTCATCTGGCATCAAGATAGAGTCTGAGGTTAAAACTGCAAAATCTTTCCAGGAAGGCAATTCGTCGGAACAGATTGTTATGGTTGGTTGCTGGCTTGCAATGAAAGAG GTGAGCCTTCTTTTGGGAACTGTAGTTAGAAAAGTTCCTTTACCTACGTCAGATGAAATCAGAAACGCAACTGGTTATATTGACGGTGAGTCCATTGCAGCGTCTGGTGCAATACTTGATGTTAAACAACTTGAGACAATTGGAAACCATTTCTTAGAGGTCCTTCTCAAAATGAAGCATAATGGTGCAATTGATAAAACAAGGGCCGGGTTCACTGCACTGTGCAATCGTTTGCTCTGTTCAAATGACTCGAG ACTTTGTAAATTAACAGAGTCTTGGATGGATCAGCTGATGGAAAGAACCGTTTCCAAGGGACAAACTGTGGATGACCTGTTAAGAAGAAGTGCAGGCATACCTGCAGCATTTATTGCATTTTTTCTTGCCGAGCCTGAGGGAACGCCAAAGAAACTACTGCCTAGGGCACTCCGTTGGCTAATAGATTTAGTTCAGAAGTCCTTAACTGAACTTCCTGGAGTAAACAGCTCCAATGGTGAGTCTGGCAGTGGGTTCTCATCGAAGTCAAGCCCAGAAACTGGGAGCCTTCAACTTCCCAAGATGAATGGTGGCAAAGAAATGTCAAAGATTCGAGATGAAGGTGTTGTTCCTACGGTGCATGCTTTCAATGTTCTCAGGGCCGCTTTTAATGATGCCAACCTTGCGACTGACACATCAGGATTTTTTGCCGAGGCATTGATACTGTCAATACAGTCTTTCTCTTCACCATATTGGGAGGTTCGTAACAGTGCCTGTCTCGCATATACTGCCTTGGTACGTCGCATGATTGGATTTCTTAATGTTCAGAAGAGAGAATCCGCTAGGCGAGCTCTAACTGGGTTAGAATTTTTTCATAG GTACCCTGCATTGCActcttttttatttaatgaacTGCAAATGGCTACTGATTTGCTGGTGGATGGATCATCTAAACAGTTAGAATTCAACCTGAAAAATGATGTGCATCCAAGCTTGTGTCCAATGCTGATACTTTTGTCACGACTTAAACCTTCACCTATCATGAGTGAGAATGGAGATGCTTTGGACCCTTTTCCTTTCATGCCATTCATCCGGAGGTGCTCAGTCCAAAGCAATTTCCGGATTCGTTTGCTTGCATCAAGAGCTTTGACAGGTCTAGTGTCCAATGAGAAGCTGAAAGTTGTATTGCTCAATATTGCCTCTGAGTTACACTGCCACACCATGAAGCCTGATTTCAATTCAATCCATGGAGTGCTATTACAGCTTAACTCTCTTGTTGATAGCAATTGTAGAAACCTATCTGATCCCTCTAAAAAGGATGCAATTCTCCATGAATTGTTTAAAGTTTTAGCCACATGCTCTTGGATTGCAAGACCACGATGGTGTCCATGCCCCACCCTGAACGGGTGCTTATTAAATATACTTGATAACATGCTCAGTGTTGCAAGAACATGCAAAGGGAGCAAAAGTGCCATTCTCATTTGGAATCTCCTCTGGGAGTTATCTTCAGAATGCTTAGATTCAGAAACTGCTAGTGGCCATGTTTATTTCGATCCAACTATTCAAGAACTTCGGAAGCAAGCTGCAACTTCCTATTTCAATTGTGTTTTTCATACATCTGAAGAAGTAGTTGACAATGACCTTATGATTCAAAGAATTTCCTCTCCTGCTTCTACCTCATCAAGAGTAACAGAAATAGAGGTTGCCCTCACGAGATTTGAGGATAGGTTGATTCACTCAATGTCAGATGCTTCATATGAAGTGCGAATTGCTACATTAAAGTGGCTCCATTCATTCCTAAAGTCAAGAGAACCATCGGGTAAGGGTGGGCATCAGTCGTCTTGTGAGGCTATAATGATTTGTTTGACTAATATCAAGCTGCAAGATACCCTCTTGAAGCTTCTGGTTTCAGAGAAACATCATAAATGCATGCACTATATTCTAAAAACCCTATACACTTGGAACCTGCTGGAGTTGCAAGATGACAACCAAGAATGCATGGAGCCAAGATATATTTGCCGCATGGACCGCATCTCAATTTTTCAGTTCTGGGAAAG AACGACACAGTGA